TGGTTGTCGAGGAGCTGGAGCCTTTTCTGGAAAATAATCTGCGTCTTGCCGGGATAAAGTTCCGGGCAAAGCATCCGTCTTTTAGGATCGGAGAATTAAGGCCGGAATATATCCCGAGGATAGTAAAGGGGGAGGAAAAGGCCGAGCAGGATGCCACGGAGCGCAAACCGGCAATGTGCCCTGGATGCCCGCACCGTCCTGTTTTCTGGACACTTAAGAAATTAAAGTGCGTGGTCACCGGGGATATCGGCTGCTATACGCTGGGGGCCTTGCCTCCTTTGGCCAGCCTGCACACCTGCGTGTGTATGGGCGCAGGAATAACTTTGTTTGAGGGGTTCCGCCGGGTCCTTTCCGGGAACGTGGTCGGGGTCATCGGGGATTCGACTTTTGTGCATTCAGGGGTCACCGGTTTGATAAACCTGGTTTACAACAAAACCAAAGGCCTGGTGATCATCCTGGATAATTCCACTACCGCTATGACCGGCAACCAGCCGCATCCGGCTACCGGGATCACCATTAAAGGCGAGAAGACCCATAAGCTGGTCATCGAGGACCTTTGCCGCAGCTGCGGGGTGGATAACGTGGATGTTGTAAATCCTTTTAAGACCAAAGAACTCGAAGCTATGGTCAAGGCCAGGCTGGCGGAGGATAAACTCTCAGTGATAATCGCCAGGTTCCCTTGCCGGTTGATCGAGCGCAGCCGCGCAGTTGCTCCGGTATATGATAAGGATAAATGCCGGAGATGTTATAGCTGTCTGTCCCTGAACTGCCCGGCGATCGAAAAACTGGAAGACGGCTTGATCCGGATAAACACGGATTTTTGCTCGGGCTGCAACCTTTGCGTTGAAGCCTGCAACCTTAAAGCCATAAGGATAAATGAATAAATCCAGGACGGTAAATATATTTTTTTGCGGCACAGGAGGGCAGGGGGTATTGACCGCCGCGGAGATCTGCGGCTGGGCCGCCATATTCGAGGGATTCCACGTGAAGAAATCCGAAGTGCACGGAATGGCTCAGAGAGGCGGTTCGGTGGAGTCGCACCTGCGTTTCGGCGAACGGGTATTCTCTCCGCTTATCCCTATGGGGGAAGCGGATTTTCTGGTGGCTTTTTACCGCCAGGAAGGGCGCAGGCTTAAGGGATACCTGAAGCCTGCCGGCCTGGACCTTACCGATGAGCTGGAGAACGCCGCTAAGATCGTGCATGAAAAAAAATATATGAATATATTCCTGCTGGGGGTTTTATCAAGGCATTTATCTATAAAAGAGGCGAGTTGGCTGAAAGCCGTCGAACGGGTATTCCGCAATAAGAACCTCGAGGAAAATAAAAAAATATTCTGTATAGCAAGAGGAGCCGCGCTATGATCTGGAACGAGAAGATGGAGTGCATTAATCCCAAGGATCTGAAGAATCTGCAATACGAGCGGTTGAGGAACGTAGTCAGCTATGTTTACCGGAACTGCCCGATGTACCGGGAGAAGCTGGATAAATACGGGGTCGCGCCCAAGGATATAAAAACGCTGAGCGATATCAAGAAGCTGCCGTTTGCCACCAAAGAAGATATGCGGGACAGTTACCCGTTCGGGCTTTTCTCGGTACCCGGCAAAGATATCGCCGAGCTCCATGTTTCCAGCGGCACCACGGGAAATCCCACGGTAGTCGGTTATACCAAAGAAGACCTGGATCTCTGGGCTGAGGTCATTGCCAGGGCGCTGGGATGCGCCGGGGCTGAGCCGGGAGATAAGATACAGATCGCTTACGGATACGGTTTGTTCACCGGCGGCCTGGGATTCCATTACGGAGCTTTGAAGATGGGGCTGACCATTATCCCCACTTCATCCGGCCAGACCAGGAGACAGTTGAAGATCATGAATGATTTTAGACCGCGGATCCTGGCTTGCACACCCAGCTACGCGTTATATATGGTCGATGAGGCCCGGGAAATGGGATTACCGCCGAGGAACAGCAGTTGGGAGATCGGCATATTCGGCGCAGAGCCGTGGAGCGAGCCTATGCGCAAGGAGATCGAGAATACCTGGAATATGCTGGCCACCGACGTGTACGGGCTTTCCGAGATCATCGGACCGGGCGTGGCCCAGGAATGCACGCATAAGAACGGGCTGCATGTTTTCTGGGATGTATTTTTCCCGGAGGTGATCGATCCCAAGACAGGGGTAGAAGTTAAAGATGGCGGCAAGGGCGAGCTGGTAATTACTACATT
This portion of the Candidatus Omnitrophota bacterium genome encodes:
- the iorA gene encoding indolepyruvate ferredoxin oxidoreductase subunit alpha, with amino-acid sequence MNVPVEKELAFLSGNEALAQGAYESGLKVAASYPGTPATEILEYLSRLNDVDTQWSVNEKVAFEVALGASIAGARSLYSSKHVGLNVAMDPLMTSAYTGVGAGFVVVTADDPGIHSSQNEQDNRLIARVAKIPLIEPASPSECKEFIKQAFVISEEFDTPVLFRITTRVAHTKENVVIGKRQEQPKKEFQPDPVKYVMVPRNAYRKHIELEKKIVRLRAYSQKTPLNRIELNDRRIGFICSGVSYLYAKEMYPNASFLKLGMAYPFPGELAKEFAKKVKQVVVVEELEPFLENNLRLAGIKFRAKHPSFRIGELRPEYIPRIVKGEEKAEQDATERKPAMCPGCPHRPVFWTLKKLKCVVTGDIGCYTLGALPPLASLHTCVCMGAGITLFEGFRRVLSGNVVGVIGDSTFVHSGVTGLINLVYNKTKGLVIILDNSTTAMTGNQPHPATGITIKGEKTHKLVIEDLCRSCGVDNVDVVNPFKTKELEAMVKARLAEDKLSVIIARFPCRLIERSRAVAPVYDKDKCRRCYSCLSLNCPAIEKLEDGLIRINTDFCSGCNLCVEACNLKAIRINE
- a CDS encoding indolepyruvate oxidoreductase subunit beta, whose product is MNKSRTVNIFFCGTGGQGVLTAAEICGWAAIFEGFHVKKSEVHGMAQRGGSVESHLRFGERVFSPLIPMGEADFLVAFYRQEGRRLKGYLKPAGLDLTDELENAAKIVHEKKYMNIFLLGVLSRHLSIKEASWLKAVERVFRNKNLEENKKIFCIARGAAL
- a CDS encoding phenylacetate--CoA ligase gives rise to the protein MIWNEKMECINPKDLKNLQYERLRNVVSYVYRNCPMYREKLDKYGVAPKDIKTLSDIKKLPFATKEDMRDSYPFGLFSVPGKDIAELHVSSGTTGNPTVVGYTKEDLDLWAEVIARALGCAGAEPGDKIQIAYGYGLFTGGLGFHYGALKMGLTIIPTSSGQTRRQLKIMNDFRPRILACTPSYALYMVDEAREMGLPPRNSSWEIGIFGAEPWSEPMRKEIENTWNMLATDVYGLSEIIGPGVAQECTHKNGLHVFWDVFFPEVIDPKTGVEVKDGGKGELVITTLTKKGLPLLRYRTRDIVSIKYEKCACGRTTPRISKILGRTDDMIIVRGINVFPSQIEHVLLNIEGTQPHYQLVVERKSGGLDELEVLVEVEEKIFSDEIKKLRGLEEKIRESIENNLGVSVKVKLVEPKTIARSEGKAKRVIDKRIL